In a genomic window of Acidimicrobiales bacterium:
- a CDS encoding (2Fe-2S)-binding protein translates to APGDGEVTATVNGREVTAGGATGRTLLDWLRDAGLTGAKEGCAEGECGACTVTLDGQAVLACLVPAPAAHGATVGTIEGLDHPLQQAFVDCGAVQCGFCIPGFLVAGAALLDSCPAPDRDEVARGLAGNLCRCTGYYPMFDAVAALAERR, encoded by the coding sequence GGCGCCGGGGGACGGCGAGGTGACGGCGACGGTCAACGGCCGGGAGGTGACGGCCGGCGGCGCCACCGGCAGAACCCTGCTCGACTGGCTGCGCGACGCCGGGCTCACCGGCGCCAAGGAGGGGTGCGCGGAGGGCGAGTGCGGCGCCTGCACGGTCACCCTGGACGGGCAGGCCGTGCTCGCCTGCCTGGTGCCGGCCCCGGCGGCCCACGGCGCCACCGTCGGGACCATCGAGGGCCTCGACCACCCGCTCCAGCAGGCGTTCGTGGACTGCGGCGCCGTCCAGTGCGGGTTCTGCATCCCCGGCTTCCTGGTGGCCGGGGCCGCCCTGCTCGACTCCTGCCCGGCGCCCGACCGGGACGAGGTGGCCCGCGGCCTGGCCGGCAACCTGTGCCGCTGCACGGGCTACTACCCGAT